In Bythopirellula goksoeyrii, a single window of DNA contains:
- the tadA gene encoding tRNA adenosine(34) deaminase TadA, whose protein sequence is MTAQELQEIQRAEDERLMRLALAEASVAASADEVPVGAVIVHNGQVIAAAHNQREQLRDPTAHAEMIAITQAASAVEAWRLEACTLVVTLEPCPMCAGAILQSRIPRVVYGAPDPKAGAVRSLYQLLEDARLNHRVEVVAGVLSEDCGRLLTKFFQQKRLSAKKRGIME, encoded by the coding sequence ATGACAGCACAAGAACTTCAAGAGATTCAGCGAGCCGAAGACGAGCGATTAATGAGGCTAGCACTAGCAGAGGCTTCCGTAGCGGCCTCAGCCGATGAGGTCCCTGTCGGAGCAGTGATCGTACACAACGGGCAAGTAATCGCCGCCGCTCACAATCAGCGTGAGCAACTCCGCGATCCGACCGCCCACGCCGAGATGATTGCTATCACACAAGCAGCATCGGCCGTTGAGGCTTGGCGATTAGAAGCCTGCACTCTGGTCGTCACTTTGGAGCCGTGCCCTATGTGTGCAGGTGCTATTCTACAATCCCGTATCCCGCGAGTCGTCTACGGTGCTCCCGACCCTAAGGCTGGTGCAGTTCGCAGTCTGTATCAACTCTTGGAGGATGCGAGACTAAATCACCGTGTCGAAGTGGTTGCAGGGGTCCTGTCTGAAGATTGCGGTCGATTGCTAACCAAGTTTTTTCAGCAGAAGCGCCTCTCCGCCAAGAAACGAGGGATAATGGAGTAG
- a CDS encoding KpsF/GutQ family sugar-phosphate isomerase: MSTDAALRKRAIEPEVPFPPESISHDEVLRLGRQVVQAESRALTGLAKNLDDNFIAAVEWIYNLPGDLIITGMGKAGHIAQKLAATFASTGTRAHFLHPAEAIHGDLGRVQSGDLVLVLSQSGETAEILSLLPSFADFDVRIVAITASQESTLGCNADITIELGSLDEACALGLAPSTSTTAMLALGDAIALVVSRLRGFEAEDFARFHPGGSLGLKLSNIESHMRPLKDCRLASERATIREVLVTCTKPGRRSGAIMLVDQRGCLTGLFTDSDLARLIENRQDHALDAPVSQVMIKYPTTVTIGAKMNTAIELLADRKISELPVVDTEGCPQGLIDITDVMSLLPETTPAKTRKPGRPTVRIYSVDEYAD, encoded by the coding sequence ATGAGCACGGATGCTGCGCTCCGCAAGCGAGCGATCGAACCTGAAGTACCTTTCCCTCCCGAATCCATTTCCCATGACGAAGTCCTGAGGCTTGGTCGGCAGGTGGTGCAAGCCGAATCGCGAGCTCTCACGGGCCTTGCCAAGAACCTCGACGACAATTTTATTGCCGCCGTAGAGTGGATCTATAACTTGCCGGGTGATCTCATTATCACTGGCATGGGCAAGGCGGGTCACATTGCTCAAAAGCTCGCGGCCACGTTTGCCTCGACTGGCACACGGGCTCACTTCTTACACCCTGCTGAAGCAATTCACGGTGATCTAGGACGGGTTCAATCAGGTGACCTCGTGCTCGTATTGTCACAAAGTGGTGAAACAGCCGAGATACTTAGTCTTCTCCCCAGTTTCGCAGACTTCGACGTGAGAATCGTTGCGATTACGGCAAGCCAGGAAAGCACTTTGGGCTGCAACGCCGACATCACTATCGAACTCGGCTCTCTCGATGAGGCGTGTGCCCTCGGTCTGGCACCCAGCACAAGTACCACTGCAATGCTGGCCCTGGGAGATGCAATTGCTTTGGTCGTAAGTCGCTTGCGAGGTTTTGAAGCGGAAGATTTTGCTCGCTTCCATCCCGGCGGATCACTCGGCCTCAAACTCAGCAACATCGAAAGCCATATGCGACCCCTGAAGGACTGTCGCCTCGCTTCTGAGCGTGCCACTATCCGAGAGGTACTGGTTACGTGCACCAAACCGGGACGTCGCAGTGGCGCCATCATGTTGGTCGACCAGCGAGGTTGCCTCACAGGGCTGTTCACCGACAGTGATCTGGCCCGTTTAATTGAGAACCGCCAAGACCACGCACTCGACGCTCCAGTGAGTCAAGTAATGATCAAATATCCCACCACAGTAACCATCGGAGCGAAAATGAACACGGCCATTGAATTACTTGCCGACCGCAAGATCAGCGAGCTACCTGTAGTCGACACCGAAGGATGCCCACAGGGACTCATCGATATTACTGATGTGATGAGTCTCTTACCCGAAACGACACCTGCGAAAACTCGCAAACCAGGTCGACCGACCGTGCGAATTTACTCTGTTGACGAATACGCTGACTAA
- a CDS encoding KdsC family phosphatase gives MKLSDRCAAIRLVLSDVDGVLTDGRLIYDNQGGEAKQFHIRDGQGIRLWQQSGGTFGIVTARSSAMVTRRAEELDITLVKQGVKNKLAEVQEIAIEFGCDLKEICYVGDDVLDWATIQSVGLGVAVADAVEEVRQSAKYVTSQPGGHGAIRELIELLLKNTNRWESTIHKYQA, from the coding sequence ATGAAACTTTCTGATCGATGTGCCGCAATACGCTTGGTGCTCTCCGATGTTGACGGGGTGCTGACCGATGGGCGCTTGATTTACGACAACCAAGGTGGCGAAGCGAAGCAGTTCCACATTCGCGATGGGCAGGGGATTCGTCTCTGGCAACAGAGTGGAGGGACTTTTGGAATTGTCACGGCTCGCAGTTCTGCGATGGTCACTCGTCGCGCGGAGGAGCTCGATATTACTCTTGTGAAGCAAGGGGTAAAGAACAAACTCGCCGAAGTGCAAGAAATTGCTATCGAGTTTGGTTGTGATCTCAAAGAAATCTGCTACGTGGGAGACGATGTGCTCGATTGGGCCACCATTCAATCGGTGGGCCTGGGAGTGGCCGTCGCCGACGCGGTCGAAGAAGTACGCCAGTCAGCCAAGTACGTAACAAGTCAACCGGGCGGCCACGGCGCCATCCGCGAACTTATCGAACTTCTTTTGAAAAACACGAACCGCTGGGAATCGACCATTCACAAGTATCAAGCGTGA
- a CDS encoding alpha/beta hydrolase-fold protein, which produces MPLADQWTTIDVAGHPCHVFKPSKVSPHGYTILYLHGSSVENLADHPRVTRQLEQHGLRAIAPVTGETWWSDRIAEAFDTEISVEKYLLGKVLPFAAESWDCRPPQIALLGVSMGGQGALRLAYKYPNLFPTVAAFFPAIDFQKKIDEGDPTLSRMYRDAEDARQDTATLHIHPLNWPRHQWFCCDPDDVRWWDSADRLRMKLYSLGVPHECDLETQAGGHTWKYVARMVEPAFEFLMRSLEQERLRVV; this is translated from the coding sequence ATGCCACTTGCTGATCAATGGACCACTATCGACGTTGCTGGGCATCCGTGCCATGTTTTCAAGCCTAGCAAGGTTTCTCCCCATGGGTACACGATCCTGTACCTGCATGGAAGTAGTGTCGAGAACCTGGCAGATCATCCACGGGTTACCCGGCAGCTGGAACAGCATGGCCTGCGGGCCATTGCTCCGGTGACAGGGGAGACCTGGTGGTCGGATCGGATTGCTGAAGCGTTTGATACTGAGATCAGCGTAGAGAAGTATCTGCTCGGCAAGGTATTGCCCTTTGCTGCGGAGAGTTGGGACTGTCGACCGCCACAGATTGCGCTCTTAGGGGTCAGCATGGGAGGGCAGGGCGCGCTTCGACTCGCATACAAATATCCCAACTTATTTCCCACCGTGGCGGCTTTTTTTCCGGCGATCGATTTTCAGAAGAAAATCGACGAGGGAGACCCGACGCTATCACGCATGTATCGCGACGCCGAGGATGCCCGGCAAGACACGGCAACACTGCATATCCATCCCCTGAACTGGCCCCGTCATCAGTGGTTTTGCTGTGACCCCGACGACGTGCGATGGTGGGATTCAGCAGACCGGCTGCGGATGAAACTTTATTCTCTGGGTGTGCCACACGAATGTGATCTGGAAACCCAAGCTGGCGGCCACACTTGGAAGTATGTAGCACGCATGGTGGAGCCAGCGTTTGAATTCCTAATGCGGAGTTTGGAGCAAGAGCGTTTGCGGGTCGTGTAG
- the rfbB gene encoding dTDP-glucose 4,6-dehydratase translates to MSRSDHTILITGGAGFIGSSLVRSCLRDTTLTVINLDKLTYAGHRESLSEVLEDPRHTLIVGDISDRELVAQTLRDHRPQAIIHLAAESHVDRSIADPPSFATTNVLGTCVLLEAVTDYWQKLPTDDRAAFRFLNVSTDEVFGTAQPGEQFTEMSLLAPNSPYAASKAAGELLARSFGKTYGLPVVTANPSNNYGPRQHPEKLIPRMILAAARGEPLPVFGDGLYERDWLHVEDCCRALLAILDQAQPEERYLVGANQCLQNLEVVATICDLVDEFLDDRSSRRELIAHVIDRPGHDRRYAVDASVLRSKTSWQPQIKFDLGLRETVGWYLNHSDWVSAVLSKEISR, encoded by the coding sequence ATGTCTCGCTCAGATCATACTATTTTGATAACCGGAGGTGCCGGCTTCATCGGCAGTTCCCTGGTACGCTCTTGCCTTCGTGATACCACTCTTACTGTCATCAATCTTGATAAACTCACCTATGCGGGTCATCGTGAATCGCTCTCCGAAGTCCTGGAAGATCCTCGCCATACGCTCATTGTGGGGGACATCTCTGACCGGGAATTAGTGGCGCAAACTTTAAGAGATCATCGCCCCCAAGCGATTATCCATCTTGCTGCAGAATCGCATGTTGATCGATCGATTGCAGACCCTCCGAGTTTCGCTACGACCAACGTTCTCGGAACTTGTGTGCTATTGGAAGCAGTGACCGATTATTGGCAAAAACTTCCCACTGATGACCGCGCGGCTTTTCGTTTTCTCAACGTCTCGACCGATGAAGTCTTTGGCACCGCTCAGCCGGGAGAGCAGTTCACAGAAATGAGCCTGCTCGCTCCCAATTCTCCTTATGCTGCTTCGAAAGCCGCCGGGGAATTACTGGCACGCTCCTTTGGCAAGACATACGGATTACCAGTCGTAACCGCAAATCCCAGCAATAACTATGGCCCTCGACAACACCCTGAGAAACTTATTCCCCGTATGATTCTCGCGGCAGCGCGCGGGGAGCCTTTACCCGTTTTCGGCGACGGGCTTTACGAGCGAGATTGGCTGCATGTCGAAGATTGCTGTCGAGCACTGCTGGCGATTCTCGATCAGGCTCAGCCTGAGGAGCGTTATCTTGTGGGTGCAAACCAGTGCCTGCAGAATCTAGAAGTTGTGGCCACGATTTGCGATTTGGTCGACGAATTCTTAGACGATAGATCGTCTCGCAGGGAGTTGATTGCCCACGTCATCGATCGCCCCGGACACGACCGACGGTATGCCGTCGATGCAAGTGTGTTACGTTCTAAGACGTCTTGGCAGCCCCAAATCAAATTTGATTTGGGACTGCGAGAAACGGTCGGCTGGTATCTGAATCACTCCGATTGGGTGTCGGCAGTCTTGAGCAAGGAAATCTCGCGATAG
- a CDS encoding VanZ family protein — translation MQQQTTTMQRIQWAASLARRATFLCLVVMFIGTHLPGNAAPSVQYHDKLIHFLAYTTLTFGILASWELSTGPLLPIHYFVVWLAATLYAAIDEITQIPVGRTCDGLDWLCDVLGIVVGLTLFRCLRPLIYRFLLRGDASTPTL, via the coding sequence ATGCAACAACAGACTACCACCATGCAGCGAATTCAATGGGCGGCATCTCTGGCCCGCCGAGCTACCTTTTTGTGCCTTGTTGTCATGTTCATTGGCACTCATCTTCCCGGAAATGCTGCTCCTAGTGTTCAATATCACGACAAGCTGATTCACTTCTTAGCATATACAACGCTGACTTTTGGTATCTTGGCAAGTTGGGAATTGAGCACTGGACCGTTACTGCCGATTCATTATTTCGTCGTCTGGCTCGCAGCGACACTCTACGCGGCGATAGATGAAATCACACAAATACCCGTGGGACGCACTTGCGATGGTCTGGACTGGCTGTGCGACGTACTTGGAATCGTTGTTGGGCTAACCTTGTTTCGCTGTCTACGTCCGCTCATCTACCGATTCTTGCTGCGCGGTGATGCCTCTACACCAACTCTCTAG
- a CDS encoding UDP-glucuronic acid decarboxylase family protein yields MSTIKRILVTGGAGFLGSHLCERMVEAGHDVICLDNFFTSQKSNVAHLLDKPNFELLRHDLTHPIFLEVDQIYNLACPASPGHYQYNPIKTMKTSVMGAINMLGLAKRCNARVLQASTSEVYGDPEVHPQTEDYRGSVNPIGPRACYDEGKRAAETLFMDYHRRNNVDIRIVRIFNTYGPRMHPYDGRVVSNFIRQAILGEDITIFGDGAQTRSFCYRDDLVEGIIRMMDGSEDCIGPINLGNPGEFTIRELADLVIEITGSKSKLVERPLPADDPTRRQPDITLAKKHLKWEPKVPLREGLAETIKWFHTIRLEDYRAPTPNY; encoded by the coding sequence ATGTCGACAATCAAGCGAATTTTAGTAACCGGTGGGGCAGGATTTCTGGGCTCACACCTTTGCGAGCGGATGGTCGAAGCGGGCCACGATGTGATCTGCCTCGACAATTTCTTTACCAGTCAGAAGTCCAATGTGGCCCATTTGCTTGACAAACCGAACTTTGAACTGCTGCGGCATGATCTTACCCACCCGATCTTTCTCGAAGTAGACCAGATCTACAACCTCGCCTGTCCCGCTTCGCCGGGACACTATCAGTATAATCCCATCAAGACGATGAAAACCTCTGTGATGGGGGCGATCAACATGCTCGGCTTGGCCAAGCGATGCAATGCTCGCGTCCTGCAGGCATCCACCAGTGAAGTCTACGGGGACCCTGAAGTTCATCCCCAGACTGAAGACTATCGCGGATCGGTCAATCCGATCGGCCCTCGCGCCTGTTATGACGAAGGCAAACGAGCAGCCGAGACGCTGTTCATGGACTATCATCGCCGCAACAACGTCGATATTCGCATTGTGCGCATCTTCAACACCTACGGCCCCCGGATGCATCCTTACGATGGCCGCGTGGTATCGAACTTCATTCGTCAGGCAATACTGGGTGAGGATATTACCATATTTGGCGATGGGGCTCAGACTCGTTCGTTTTGTTATCGTGATGATCTCGTCGAAGGGATCATTCGCATGATGGATGGTTCCGAAGACTGCATAGGACCGATCAATCTTGGCAATCCTGGCGAGTTTACGATTCGTGAGTTGGCCGACTTGGTTATCGAAATCACGGGCTCGAAATCCAAACTTGTCGAGAGGCCCTTGCCTGCCGATGACCCCACCCGTCGACAGCCAGACATTACTCTTGCCAAAAAGCACTTGAAGTGGGAACCCAAGGTGCCACTCCGCGAGGGTTTGGCTGAAACGATCAAGTGGTTTCACACGATTCGGCTAGAAGACTATCGTGCCCCGACGCCGAACTATTGA
- a CDS encoding sigma-70 family RNA polymerase sigma factor — MWPDREDTELLISAAREGDDGAINQLLDRHRTSVRRMIDLRMDQMIKRRVDASDIVQEVMIEANRRLSDYLANPVMPFHLWLRQMAKDRLIDAHRRHRGAARRSLDREQPLASAASNESSFDLLTQLSDQELTPAAAATWQELQLRFQQACGQLEELDQEIVYLRHFEHLSNSESAQALDLSPQAASMRYLRAMRRLRELMDGSDKSP, encoded by the coding sequence ATGTGGCCAGATCGCGAGGATACCGAACTACTAATTTCCGCTGCCCGAGAGGGGGATGACGGGGCGATCAACCAATTGTTGGATCGGCATCGTACCTCGGTGAGGCGGATGATTGATCTGCGCATGGACCAGATGATCAAGCGGCGGGTCGATGCGAGCGATATCGTACAGGAGGTGATGATCGAGGCCAATCGACGCTTAAGCGATTATCTGGCAAACCCAGTCATGCCGTTTCATTTATGGCTGCGGCAAATGGCTAAAGATCGGTTGATTGATGCCCACCGTCGCCATCGGGGAGCTGCCCGGCGCAGCCTTGACCGTGAGCAGCCGCTAGCCTCCGCTGCGAGCAACGAATCTTCGTTCGATTTGCTCACCCAGCTTAGCGATCAAGAACTCACCCCTGCAGCAGCCGCGACTTGGCAAGAGTTGCAATTGCGATTTCAGCAGGCGTGCGGGCAACTTGAGGAACTCGATCAAGAAATCGTCTACTTGCGGCATTTCGAACATCTCTCTAATAGCGAGTCTGCTCAGGCACTTGACCTCTCACCCCAAGCTGCAAGCATGCGCTACCTGCGTGCGATGCGTCGACTGAGGGAACTGATGGATGGCTCGGACAAATCGCCATGA
- a CDS encoding serine/threonine protein kinase: MTLSAAEQHDIKLAEILTELADHGPAERPTLAELTATHPEFANDLRQLWGTAMLVDAVAHLSQSDITPLMTPQMILEMQPPNELGDFELLEEIGRGGMGIVYRALQKTLRREVALKLILQGAQASPMEKARFQAEVAAAARLEHPNIVPIYEVGESDGWQYFAMQLIEGQTLSNRITLGPVPEDEAVRLMLTIARAIAYAHSRGVIHRDLKPANILLDEVGMPHVTDFGLAKHVASSSSLTQSGTILGTPSFMAPEQADGGRGQVGPLSDVYSMGAILYSLLTGRAPFQGTSPVDTMLMVLEQDPLPPRLLNRRVNRDLEMITLKCLQKPSDLRYPSAEALADDFEAFLEGDSIAARSGRLTDIVARVFRETHHATVLENWGVLWMWHALVLLVMCLVTNWFYLERTNWPVMAGPWPYLALWGGGIAVWAPIFWALRHRAGPVTAVERQIAHAWGGSIVAVVLLFWVEALLKLPILTLSPVLGLISGMVFVVKGGILAGSFYFHAAALFAMSIVMAIMQRLHFEYGISVYGLVSAATFFIPGWKYYRQSRRNMAVPK; this comes from the coding sequence ATGACCCTCTCTGCCGCCGAACAGCATGACATCAAGCTTGCGGAGATTCTAACTGAGCTTGCCGACCACGGTCCCGCCGAGCGTCCAACCCTAGCGGAGTTGACGGCGACTCATCCGGAATTTGCCAATGATCTTCGCCAGTTGTGGGGAACTGCCATGCTGGTGGATGCGGTCGCGCACCTTTCACAGTCGGACATTACTCCGCTGATGACTCCTCAGATGATCCTGGAAATGCAGCCTCCAAATGAGTTGGGTGACTTTGAGCTGCTCGAAGAAATTGGTCGTGGCGGAATGGGAATCGTATACCGTGCGTTGCAAAAAACCTTGCGACGCGAAGTAGCGTTGAAGCTGATTCTGCAGGGTGCCCAGGCGTCACCCATGGAAAAGGCTCGATTCCAAGCAGAGGTGGCCGCCGCGGCCCGTTTGGAGCACCCGAATATTGTCCCCATCTACGAAGTCGGAGAGAGTGATGGTTGGCAGTATTTTGCTATGCAACTAATTGAAGGCCAGACACTGTCCAACCGGATCACATTGGGACCAGTGCCCGAAGACGAAGCCGTTCGCCTGATGTTGACAATTGCCAGAGCAATTGCCTATGCCCACAGTCGGGGTGTGATTCATCGTGACCTCAAACCGGCCAATATCTTGCTCGACGAAGTAGGTATGCCGCATGTAACCGACTTTGGATTGGCAAAGCATGTCGCATCCAGCTCATCGTTGACGCAATCGGGAACGATTCTTGGCACACCTTCCTTCATGGCGCCCGAACAAGCCGACGGTGGGAGAGGTCAGGTTGGGCCGCTCAGCGACGTCTATAGCATGGGTGCAATTCTCTATTCACTGCTCACAGGTCGGGCACCATTTCAAGGAACTTCTCCTGTCGACACCATGCTGATGGTACTGGAGCAGGACCCCTTGCCGCCGCGGTTGTTGAACCGGCGGGTCAATCGCGATCTCGAAATGATCACACTCAAATGCCTTCAGAAGCCGTCCGATCTGCGTTATCCATCTGCTGAGGCACTGGCTGACGATTTTGAAGCATTTCTTGAGGGGGATTCGATTGCCGCCCGGAGTGGGCGGCTCACGGACATTGTAGCCCGCGTGTTTCGCGAGACCCACCATGCAACAGTGCTAGAGAATTGGGGTGTGTTGTGGATGTGGCACGCACTGGTTCTGCTGGTGATGTGCCTCGTGACCAATTGGTTTTACTTGGAGCGAACCAACTGGCCAGTGATGGCGGGTCCTTGGCCCTATTTGGCTTTGTGGGGTGGAGGCATCGCGGTGTGGGCGCCAATTTTTTGGGCCTTGCGACATCGAGCTGGCCCTGTGACAGCGGTCGAACGGCAGATTGCTCATGCCTGGGGCGGAAGTATCGTAGCGGTTGTCTTGTTGTTCTGGGTCGAAGCCTTACTGAAACTGCCGATACTGACTTTGTCACCCGTGTTAGGGTTGATCAGCGGAATGGTATTCGTGGTGAAGGGCGGGATTCTCGCGGGGAGTTTCTATTTCCACGCGGCGGCCCTCTTTGCCATGTCGATAGTGATGGCCATCATGCAGCGACTCCATTTCGAGTACGGCATATCGGTTTATGGACTGGTGTCCGCAGCGACATTTTTCATCCCCGGTTGGAAGTACTACCGCCAGAGCCGCCGAAATATGGCGGTGCCAAAGTGA
- a CDS encoding YXWGXW repeat-containing protein, giving the protein MSRISVIVGGLYLTSLIAFCDQNTASAQAPPAPAPQNMLPEPEVLDQGPIHEAFAEPLALGQGEAEVVTKQPPAPVQELPPDERPEGQNVEWIPGYFKFDQDREDFIWVSGLWRDVPPGRTWIPGEWQEVEGGWQWVPGFWSDAEQELRLLPVPPDSLEAGPSSPAPDDSYLWAPGCWQWQNTGYAWQAGFWYEAQPNWVWVPNHYSYTPRGCVFVNGYWDYPPQSRGWLYAPVYWGGGYAGYGRNYYYRPLSVINTGLLLANLFVDRNHGHYYYGYNRGRHPGWVQPWGANYSKYGHRGHGKGYRGGYDPLWAHHNFKGRDGNYRGGDRDGRDFNRGDRRDNDLAQGRDRANMKLVTSVDEFKKDYKNFDGKDRKIRQLSENEVSKARSQAKKYANFDRSRIGLDSKKDAKSYVNRDGNRAKLEGNANAEGRILRQGDGGSSQGKIRSQENVDVRNRSKEIFESRNRSRAELDARIGGSEKSEYKRGDRNSDIRSKGQVENRARVQSDGSQLDIGNSSKYRGSVNQRYQGSGQGTGSAQSDRQKLYYRGGTQEGTNQLQQLQQRSQQQVPNTRSFQGSTQQKITPQGNYRRSDSSNSQNIRSNSRSYQGSGQVKSGGQSSQRAIQQPRSSSPQNRSSYRSSGGSSRGGGSGTYSGSRGGGGGQRASGGNRGGGGGGKSSGGKKGR; this is encoded by the coding sequence ATGTCCAGAATATCTGTAATTGTAGGTGGTCTATATTTGACCAGTCTGATCGCTTTCTGTGATCAAAACACGGCATCGGCACAGGCGCCCCCTGCTCCTGCCCCTCAGAACATGTTGCCGGAGCCTGAGGTACTCGATCAAGGCCCCATCCACGAAGCCTTTGCCGAACCACTTGCGTTAGGGCAAGGAGAAGCCGAGGTGGTGACCAAACAACCCCCAGCTCCAGTTCAGGAGCTTCCTCCTGATGAGCGGCCTGAGGGACAGAATGTCGAGTGGATTCCCGGCTACTTTAAGTTTGACCAGGATCGTGAGGATTTCATTTGGGTTAGTGGATTGTGGCGCGATGTGCCTCCTGGCCGGACTTGGATTCCGGGCGAGTGGCAGGAAGTCGAGGGAGGTTGGCAATGGGTGCCAGGTTTCTGGTCCGATGCCGAGCAAGAACTACGTTTGCTACCCGTGCCTCCTGATTCTTTAGAAGCAGGTCCTTCGAGTCCTGCGCCCGACGATAGCTACCTCTGGGCACCTGGCTGCTGGCAGTGGCAGAACACCGGCTATGCCTGGCAAGCGGGTTTTTGGTATGAGGCTCAACCTAACTGGGTGTGGGTTCCCAATCACTACAGCTACACTCCGCGAGGTTGCGTTTTTGTGAACGGCTATTGGGACTATCCTCCGCAATCGCGTGGCTGGTTGTACGCTCCGGTTTACTGGGGGGGTGGCTACGCTGGTTACGGAAGAAACTATTACTATCGCCCCCTTAGTGTGATCAACACAGGTCTGCTGCTGGCAAATCTGTTCGTTGATCGCAACCATGGTCACTATTACTATGGCTACAATCGTGGTCGTCATCCAGGTTGGGTGCAGCCATGGGGAGCAAACTATAGTAAGTACGGTCACCGAGGTCACGGCAAGGGATATCGCGGTGGATACGATCCCCTGTGGGCCCATCATAATTTCAAGGGGCGCGATGGTAATTATCGAGGTGGTGACCGAGATGGCCGAGATTTCAATCGGGGCGATCGCCGCGATAATGATCTTGCCCAGGGGCGAGATCGCGCAAATATGAAGCTTGTTACCTCCGTAGACGAATTCAAGAAAGATTATAAAAACTTTGATGGCAAGGATCGCAAGATCCGTCAACTTAGCGAGAATGAAGTCTCCAAGGCACGTAGTCAGGCGAAAAAGTATGCCAATTTCGACCGCTCGCGCATCGGCTTGGATTCCAAAAAGGATGCGAAAAGCTATGTGAACCGGGATGGCAACCGTGCGAAGCTTGAAGGAAACGCTAACGCTGAAGGTCGAATTCTTCGCCAAGGTGATGGGGGTTCCTCTCAAGGAAAAATTCGCTCTCAGGAAAATGTCGATGTGCGTAATCGCAGCAAAGAGATTTTTGAATCGCGCAACCGCAGCCGGGCAGAACTTGATGCCCGAATTGGCGGAAGCGAGAAATCTGAATACAAACGTGGCGACCGAAATTCGGATATTCGCTCCAAGGGACAAGTGGAGAACCGTGCTCGTGTGCAGAGTGATGGTAGTCAGTTAGATATTGGAAACTCCAGTAAGTATCGCGGCAGTGTGAACCAGCGATATCAAGGAAGTGGCCAAGGCACTGGGTCCGCCCAATCTGATCGACAGAAATTGTACTACCGAGGAGGAACGCAAGAGGGTACGAATCAGCTCCAACAACTACAGCAACGTAGTCAGCAACAAGTCCCGAACACTCGTTCCTTCCAGGGTTCGACCCAGCAAAAGATCACACCGCAAGGGAACTACCGCAGAAGTGATTCATCGAATTCTCAGAACATCCGCTCCAATAGCCGAAGCTATCAAGGTAGCGGACAGGTTAAGAGTGGCGGCCAAAGTTCGCAAAGAGCAATCCAGCAGCCTAGAAGTTCTTCGCCCCAGAACCGCAGTTCCTACCGCAGTAGTGGTGGTAGTTCGAGAGGTGGCGGCAGCGGAACTTATAGTGGCAGTCGCGGTGGCGGAGGTGGCCAGCGAGCTAGCGGAGGAAATCGCGGAGGTGGCGGAGGCGGCAAAAGCAGTGGTGGAAAGAAGGGTCGATAA
- a CDS encoding DUF4332 domain-containing protein codes for MTRNQPRCNRIAGGGLHYRFQWKRRSHGHKNLPSVAWRLFTLLQSDFSCKESPPIISRMVQWTLQSNACDVLSLGPRAAGRLATVGVRTVAELLATKPQAAADGQFSAETVTAWQREAKLLVALPQLPSDAARVLAAIGVGSAEQLLHSTPTQLIAEIESLWRSENAHTWKKVLEKPTVRAVCAWIGIAQQASSSRAA; via the coding sequence GTGACGCGCAATCAGCCGCGATGCAACCGCATCGCAGGGGGGGGGCTTCACTATCGCTTCCAGTGGAAGCGGCGTTCTCACGGCCATAAAAACCTGCCGAGCGTTGCTTGGCGGCTATTCACGCTCCTTCAATCGGACTTTTCTTGCAAGGAAAGTCCCCCTATCATCTCGCGCATGGTGCAGTGGACTCTACAAAGCAATGCGTGTGATGTGCTGTCGCTCGGACCGCGGGCGGCGGGGCGATTGGCTACAGTGGGGGTGCGTACTGTTGCGGAATTGCTGGCCACTAAACCACAAGCGGCGGCGGATGGGCAGTTTTCTGCGGAAACGGTCACTGCCTGGCAGCGTGAAGCGAAATTATTAGTTGCCTTGCCGCAGCTTCCCAGCGATGCCGCGCGAGTTCTGGCAGCAATTGGTGTAGGCAGTGCCGAGCAATTGCTTCATTCAACACCTACACAGCTGATTGCAGAGATCGAAAGTCTATGGCGATCTGAAAACGCACATACTTGGAAAAAAGTTTTAGAAAAACCTACCGTGCGAGCAGTGTGCGCTTGGATAGGTATTGCACAACAAGCAAGTAGCTCGCGCGCTGCATGA